A region from the Spirochaeta thermophila DSM 6192 genome encodes:
- the aepY gene encoding phosphonopyruvate decarboxylase — translation MLDTEVFGKELQRRGFDFYSGVPCSFLKSLINYAINECEYVMAANEGDAVAICAGARLGGRKAVVLMQNSGLGNAVSPLTSLTSIFRIPVLGFVSLRGEPGLGDEPQHELMGTITDEMLSTMKIPWEYLSDAVDEAVSQLDRAEECLSRGESFFFIVKKGTFSPVPLKSERQKAQDSSLPDRVSMLQAVREARSEDTLLLATTGFTSRELYTLGDEERNFYMVGSLGCLSSFALGLNLVRPSHGIIALDGDGSLLMRTGAMAVVAAYRPQKLLHILFNNEAHESTGGQSTVSPTVDWENLARGFGYPEVYAVQTPEELKRVVNEWESQGGLAFVHVRIRQGTLPDLGRPKVKPFEVAKRIAHFIEKRESI, via the coding sequence ATGTTAGACACAGAAGTCTTTGGGAAGGAACTCCAGAGAAGGGGGTTCGATTTCTACTCCGGTGTACCGTGCTCGTTTCTAAAATCTCTTATTAATTATGCCATCAATGAGTGCGAGTATGTGATGGCAGCCAACGAGGGGGATGCCGTAGCGATCTGCGCAGGCGCTCGACTGGGAGGGCGTAAGGCTGTAGTACTCATGCAGAACTCGGGGTTAGGGAACGCGGTTTCTCCTCTTACGTCTCTCACCTCCATTTTCCGGATTCCTGTGTTGGGATTTGTGAGCCTTAGAGGAGAGCCCGGATTGGGGGACGAACCTCAGCATGAGCTCATGGGTACGATCACAGATGAGATGCTCTCCACGATGAAAATCCCCTGGGAGTATCTCTCTGATGCTGTTGATGAGGCCGTTTCGCAGCTCGACAGAGCGGAGGAATGCCTTTCGCGGGGGGAGTCTTTTTTCTTTATCGTGAAGAAGGGCACTTTTTCCCCCGTGCCCCTTAAATCAGAAAGACAAAAAGCTCAGGATTCTTCTTTGCCTGATCGGGTGAGCATGCTACAGGCCGTCAGGGAGGCCCGCTCTGAAGACACTCTTCTACTTGCTACTACAGGATTTACGAGTAGAGAGCTCTATACCTTGGGCGATGAGGAACGTAATTTTTATATGGTAGGGTCGTTAGGGTGCCTTTCTTCATTTGCTCTTGGTCTCAACCTTGTGCGTCCCTCTCATGGGATAATAGCTCTGGATGGAGATGGTTCTCTTTTGATGAGGACGGGAGCTATGGCTGTGGTCGCAGCATATCGACCGCAGAAGTTGTTGCATATACTTTTCAACAACGAAGCCCATGAATCCACCGGGGGACAATCTACAGTGTCTCCAACTGTTGATTGGGAGAATCTCGCAAGGGGATTCGGATATCCGGAGGTCTATGCAGTACAGACCCCTGAAGAACTTAAGCGTGTGGTGAATGAGTGGGAAAGTCAGGGAGGGCTTGCCTTCGTTCACGTGAGAATAAGGCAGGGGACTCTGCCGGATCTGGGGCGGCCGAAGGTAAAACCTTTCGAGGTAGCGAAGAGGATCGCTCACTTTATTGAAAAGAGAGAGAGCATATGA
- a CDS encoding DUF362 domain-containing protein, giving the protein MSDVVVVRVTDYDIEAIEGVVRGWVGGWVRGGERVLLKPNVLGAYPPERHVTTNPAVVEAVVRVLLDMGCRVWVGDSSGMPVHRGTARALEAAGMSELAHRYPVKVLPLEDVPAVDLPVPQGRVLERVRVSGLIEEVDWVVNLPKLKAHQLTRYTGAVKNLYGCVPGGIKQQYHAQAPTPSAFAHLLLDLYSALAPKLLFSLMDAVVSLEGSGPGPTGTPRRTAFLAFSPDAPALDLACCRAVGLDPSSVLHLRFAQERGLVGPLPGEAPEEAAPLLEAPMRFPGSSPAGWLGMAASRWVRSRPRVIEDRCRRCGYCARVCPVSCITMDGLPVWDYSRCIYCYCCHENCPHEAIELKEPLLLRLYRAFSGR; this is encoded by the coding sequence ATGAGTGATGTAGTGGTTGTCCGTGTCACCGACTATGATATAGAGGCGATCGAGGGGGTGGTGCGGGGGTGGGTAGGGGGGTGGGTGAGGGGAGGGGAGCGGGTGTTGCTCAAGCCGAATGTGCTGGGGGCGTATCCTCCTGAGAGGCATGTGACCACCAACCCCGCGGTGGTGGAGGCGGTGGTGCGGGTGCTTCTCGATATGGGGTGCCGGGTGTGGGTGGGGGATTCGAGCGGTATGCCGGTCCACAGGGGGACGGCGCGGGCGCTCGAGGCGGCGGGGATGAGTGAGCTCGCACACCGGTATCCGGTGAAGGTGCTTCCCCTGGAGGATGTGCCTGCGGTGGATCTTCCGGTGCCACAGGGGAGGGTGCTCGAGAGGGTGCGTGTGTCGGGGCTCATCGAGGAGGTGGACTGGGTGGTGAACCTCCCCAAGCTCAAGGCCCACCAGCTCACGCGGTACACCGGTGCGGTGAAAAACCTCTACGGCTGTGTGCCGGGCGGGATCAAGCAGCAGTACCACGCCCAGGCCCCCACCCCCTCCGCCTTCGCCCACCTCCTCCTCGACCTGTACAGCGCGCTCGCCCCCAAACTCCTCTTCTCCCTCATGGACGCGGTGGTCTCCCTGGAGGGCTCCGGCCCCGGCCCCACCGGCACCCCGCGCCGCACCGCCTTTCTCGCCTTCTCCCCCGACGCCCCCGCCCTCGACCTCGCCTGCTGCAGGGCGGTGGGCCTCGACCCCTCGTCGGTCCTCCACCTGCGGTTCGCGCAGGAGCGGGGTCTGGTGGGCCCCCTCCCCGGCGAGGCCCCTGAAGAGGCCGCGCCCCTGCTCGAGGCCCCCATGCGCTTCCCCGGCTCCAGCCCTGCCGGCTGGCTCGGCATGGCCGCGAGCCGCTGGGTGCGCTCCCGCCCCCGGGTGATCGAAGACCGGTGCAGGCGGTGCGGCTACTGCGCTCGCGTCTGCCCTGTCTCGTGCATCACCATGGACGGCCTGCCGGTGTGGGACTACAGCCGGTGCATCTACTGCTACTGCTGTCACGAGAACTGTCCCCACGAGGCCATCGAGCTCAAGGAGCCGCTCCTCCTCAGGCTCTACCGCGCCTTCTCGGGAAGGTGA
- a CDS encoding LicD family protein, translated as MIRVRLPRALVSFRKVKEPTEEVLSTLKRKQLELLKEFDRVCRILGIPYSLSSGTLLGAVRHRGYIPWDDDIDVMMVREEYERFLREAPAHLSPHVVIQNYRTEPYSVGYFTKLVDSTTFLVELGMSELPITKGVYIDIFPVDRAASRFSVMVMDNIAKRILHALRRSYTLESCCAPSRRYARMFRLLLFPLARLLGLYRINKMDTYVRIRHNSGGREGYTYADYAEIPLFRRPPFPMRIFFEVEEISFEDGKFFAIKEWDLYLEKMYGNYWKLPPKEKRKPAHKILELQL; from the coding sequence TTGATTAGAGTAAGGTTGCCGAGAGCGCTGGTTTCCTTCCGGAAGGTGAAGGAGCCCACAGAGGAGGTGCTTTCCACCCTCAAGAGGAAACAGCTCGAACTGCTCAAAGAATTCGATAGGGTATGCAGGATCCTGGGTATCCCTTACAGTTTGAGTTCCGGAACCCTTCTCGGAGCCGTTCGCCATAGAGGATACATACCGTGGGACGACGATATCGATGTGATGATGGTGAGAGAGGAATACGAGCGATTTCTGAGGGAAGCTCCCGCCCATCTGTCTCCGCACGTGGTAATCCAGAACTATCGTACTGAGCCCTACTCGGTGGGATATTTCACAAAGCTTGTAGATAGTACCACCTTTCTTGTAGAGCTTGGAATGAGTGAGTTGCCCATCACGAAAGGTGTCTATATCGATATCTTCCCAGTCGATAGAGCGGCTTCCCGTTTCAGTGTCATGGTGATGGATAATATCGCCAAGCGAATATTGCATGCATTGAGGCGGTCTTATACGCTGGAAAGTTGTTGTGCTCCTTCTCGAAGATATGCAAGGATGTTCAGGCTCCTTTTGTTTCCTTTGGCTCGGCTCCTGGGTTTGTACAGAATCAATAAGATGGACACCTACGTCCGGATACGTCATAATTCGGGAGGACGAGAGGGGTATACCTATGCGGACTACGCTGAGATTCCGCTCTTCAGGAGGCCCCCCTTTCCTATGCGCATCTTTTTCGAGGTAGAAGAGATCTCGTTTGAAGACGGCAAATTCTTTGCGATAAAAGAGTGGGATCTGTATCTAGAGAAAATGTACGGAAATTATTGGAAGCTGCCTCCTAAGGAAAAGCGGAAGCCCGCCCATAAGATTCTTGAGCTCCAATTGTGA
- a CDS encoding 2-aminoethylphosphonate aminotransferase, with the protein MIREAVILGAGLGSRLKERTASMPKGFLVVGGMPIVEHSVRNLIEAGVERIIIGTGYCAEYYEALARKYPVIETLRNPHYATTGSMRTLYELRELVSSDFFLLESDLVYDPAGLFVLANDPRENVVLVSGKTNSGDEVYVEVDERGCLRNLSKDLADVSSVYGELVGITKLSPHALAKMCEYAEGVFADQPLLDYERALVAVSTNGVPIGVRKIEHYLWREIDNEQHLSMAVKDIWPAIQEAEELRKVRREVLLNPGPATTTDSVKYAQVVPDICPREKEFGDLMDQIRRDLTSFVADWSHYTTVLFGGSGTAADEAMICSVVPEDGRLLVIDNGVYGERMARMASVYKLNYEVFESSPTGPVDLDVMEHTLKKGKFTHLAVVYHETTTGLLTDLPSIGEICKRLGIVTLVDAVSAYAGIPMDLEKLNVHFMAASSNKNLQGMAGVAFVICNRESLEATRSIPMRSYYLNLYDQHVFFEKTKQTRFTPPVQTLYALRQAILETKVETVEARYARYTACWEILMDGIARLGLEALVPREYQSHLITAIVEPSRPGYSFEDLHAYARKRGFTIYPGKLSNAQTFRIANIGDIQPEEMQRFVEILGEYLLSLDESEENLKCE; encoded by the coding sequence ATGATACGAGAGGCGGTTATTCTCGGGGCGGGATTGGGATCCCGCTTGAAGGAAAGAACTGCGTCGATGCCGAAGGGATTTTTGGTAGTGGGGGGGATGCCTATTGTAGAGCATTCGGTGAGAAATCTTATAGAAGCCGGTGTAGAGCGCATCATCATCGGTACAGGGTACTGCGCGGAATATTACGAAGCTTTGGCCCGGAAGTATCCGGTGATAGAGACATTGAGGAATCCTCACTATGCTACAACCGGTAGCATGAGGACTCTGTACGAGTTGAGGGAGCTGGTTTCCTCGGATTTTTTCCTCCTCGAATCGGATCTCGTGTACGATCCCGCAGGACTGTTCGTCTTGGCGAATGATCCCAGAGAAAACGTGGTTCTTGTCAGCGGAAAGACCAATTCTGGAGACGAGGTGTACGTTGAAGTCGATGAACGAGGATGTCTCAGAAATCTGTCAAAGGATCTTGCAGACGTGTCTTCAGTATATGGAGAACTCGTGGGAATAACAAAACTCTCTCCCCATGCGCTCGCAAAGATGTGTGAATATGCCGAGGGTGTGTTCGCCGATCAGCCCTTGCTGGACTATGAGAGGGCTCTCGTTGCTGTTTCGACCAATGGCGTCCCGATCGGAGTGCGTAAAATCGAACACTATTTGTGGAGGGAGATCGATAACGAACAACACCTCTCGATGGCCGTAAAGGATATCTGGCCTGCTATACAAGAAGCTGAAGAGCTTCGGAAGGTCCGCCGCGAGGTATTGCTCAATCCTGGGCCTGCAACGACTACGGATTCTGTGAAATACGCCCAGGTGGTCCCTGACATTTGTCCTAGAGAAAAAGAATTCGGTGATCTGATGGATCAGATTCGTAGAGATTTGACTTCTTTCGTTGCAGACTGGTCGCACTATACCACGGTCTTGTTCGGGGGGTCGGGAACTGCGGCGGATGAAGCCATGATCTGTTCTGTGGTACCTGAGGATGGACGACTCCTGGTGATCGACAACGGAGTTTATGGGGAGCGAATGGCTCGTATGGCATCGGTCTATAAATTGAACTACGAAGTCTTCGAAAGTTCTCCTACCGGACCCGTGGATTTGGACGTTATGGAACATACCCTGAAGAAGGGAAAATTCACCCATCTCGCAGTGGTGTATCACGAAACGACTACCGGGCTGTTGACCGATCTGCCTTCAATCGGAGAAATATGCAAGCGTCTAGGTATTGTCACCCTTGTGGACGCGGTGAGTGCGTATGCGGGAATACCTATGGACCTGGAGAAACTCAATGTCCATTTCATGGCTGCCAGTTCGAATAAGAATCTCCAAGGTATGGCCGGAGTGGCGTTCGTAATATGCAATCGCGAGAGTCTGGAAGCGACCAGAAGTATCCCAATGAGAAGTTATTATCTTAATCTCTATGACCAACATGTTTTCTTTGAGAAAACAAAACAGACCCGGTTTACCCCCCCAGTACAGACGCTTTATGCATTACGTCAGGCCATCTTGGAGACGAAAGTTGAGACCGTGGAGGCGCGTTATGCACGGTACACGGCATGTTGGGAAATTCTGATGGATGGGATTGCACGACTGGGGTTGGAAGCCTTGGTTCCGCGGGAGTATCAGTCCCATTTGATCACAGCGATCGTGGAACCATCTCGCCCAGGATATAGCTTTGAAGATCTTCATGCATATGCGCGCAAGAGAGGATTCACGATATACCCGGGGAAATTGAGTAATGCACAAACGTTCCGTATTGCGAATATTGGAGATATACAACCTGAGGAGATGCAACGATTCGTAGAGATCCTCGGTGAGTACCTCCTCTCACTCGATGAGTCCGAGGAGAATCTGAAATGTGAATGA